In the Helianthus annuus cultivar XRQ/B chromosome 11, HanXRQr2.0-SUNRISE, whole genome shotgun sequence genome, one interval contains:
- the LOC110887964 gene encoding uncharacterized protein LOC110887964, whose product MSSKREWMYGMRTNKDGTINSQFQQCVDYFLDFAYKNAKNIEGETVKGVRKLLIRCPCKACKNRFYKTRGVVDFHLTSQGFMKDYLVWYAHGESDEPMDVGQCSNPKPSQHVGQDVDEDLGEYTEFDQMIMECMHQDPNKKAQAFYHMLEQANEPLWEGAKDASTLSATTRLLNWKSDCNVSDSAFDKLLPIIKYMLPDDNKLPVNFYETKKMLKLLELPSQQIHVCQNHCMLFYGQHSDLDRCIVCNERRYKERGKKVPKLVMYYMPIGPRLQRLFYSKKTAQHLTWHADRSLSEKMSHPSEGRAWHHFNSVFPDFAKETRNIRLGLCTDGFCPNNTSGTSYSCWPVFITVYNLPPWLALKEKYVQMPLLIPGPNNPTQNIDVFLQPLVDELKMLFTHGIETYDAHGCNNFQMKAALLWTVSDFPAYAMLSGWSTHGKLACPYCSNKSGSFQLHFGGKPCWFDCHRQHLPTNHAFRKDKINFRKNKTVSGERDIPEPTGEEIWQDIKDLPIVYDVKPCGIEKCRKPPGFGITHNWVKRSIFWELPYWGKLLIRHNLDVMHIEKNVFENLFNTIMGTGYTKDNMKARQDMEQICHRPLLNPKCDKNGNMTKDRGDYTLKKDDVKKVCVWLKKLKFPDGYASNIGSCVNMKVNSFHSFKSHDCHVFMQRLLPLAIRGFVSKDTYEAVTELCMFFRVLCSRTLHVDDLVNMKRDIVQTICKLEKVFPPGFFDSMEHLVIHLANEALLGGPVQYRWMYQYERKLGYMKRRIRNKSKIEGSIVREHLVNELATYCSLYFDPSIETRHNREPRNFAPQHPSSLIGGSQLSVFVVPSRRLYQKGGKRRRMSKEELKKAHTYVLLNCEEVYPYIDKFDEVAPQLYPDEPVSLLRDHHFAEWFENYIMNGLIDGSTRHLEVLAREPSMYAQSHSGYFVNGYKFHTREHSKGLVTSNFGVCVRGETYNAEESDYYGLLDEILELQYDCNVPQTVVLFKCTWFDNKRGVVVNKNKLVDVNQKFQLQSDDHFILASQAEQVFYTPYHAITRDTKDLWAVVKTKARHIYEVTDVTNDRNTEAHDYLQTDERYEVPNDESNSGTLDQDTFYDDDDDDDDEMVYSDHSSDEDEHDC is encoded by the exons ATGTCGTCAAAAAGAGAATGGATGTACGGGATGAGAACCAATAAAGACGGTACTATAAATTCGCAATTTCAACAATGTGTTGATTATTTCTTGGATTTTGCATACAAAAACGCAAAGAACATTGAAGGGGAAACTGTAAAGGGGGTTCGAAAGTTACTAATTAGATGCCCGTGTAAAGCATGCAAAAACCGTTTCTACAAGACGAGAGGTGTTGTTGATTTTCATCTAACTTCACAAGGATTTATGAAAGATTATCTCGTATGGTACGCGCATGGCGAATCTGATGAGCCGATGGATGTAGGGCAATGCTCAAACCCCAAACCGTCTCAACATGTGGGTCAAGATGTCGATGAAGATCTTGGTGAATATACCGAATTTGATCAAATGATTATGGAATGCATGCACCAAGATCCAAATAAAAAAGCGCAAGCATTCTACCACATGTTAGAGCAAGCCAATGAGCCTTTATGGGAAGGGGCTAAAGACGCTAGCACACTTTCTGCCACCACCAGATTATTGAATTGGAAATCAGATTGTAATGTTTCCGACTCAGCATTTGATAAACTACTTCCCATAATCAAATACATGCTACCTGATGATAACAAGCTTCCTGTGAACTTTTATGAGACTAAGAAGATGTTGAAGCTGCTAGAGTTGCCATCACAACAAATTCATGTGTGCCAAAACCATTGCATGTTGTTTTATGGACAACATTCTGATCTTGATCGTTGTATAGTATGTAATGAAAGAAGATACAAGGAAAGAGGGAAGAAGGTGCCTAAGTTGGTGATGTACTACATGCCTATTGGACCAAGACTTCAAAGATTGTTTTATTCAAAAAAGACCGCTCAACATTTGACTTGGCATGCGGATCGTAGTCTATCAGAAAAGATGAGTCATCCTAGTGAAGGTCGAGCCTGGCACCATTTTAACTCCGTCTTTCCTGATTTTGCAAAAGAGACACGCAATATTCGTCTCGGGTTGTGCACCGATGGATTTTGTCCAAATAATACAAGTGGGACATCGTATTCATGTTGGCCAGTGTTTATCACTGTTTACAACCTACCTCCTTGGTTGGCTTTGAAAGAGAAATATGTACAAATGCCTTTGCTCATTCCTGGTCCAAATAATCCCACACAAAATATCGATGTTTTTCTACAACCTTTGGTAGATGAGCTGAAAATGTTGTTCACACATGGCATTGAGACTTATGATGCCCATGGATGTAACAATTTTCAAATGAAGGCCGCACTGCTATGGACGGTTAGTGACTTTCCTGCTTATGCAATGTTATCTGGATGGAGCACGCATGGTAAGTTAGCTTGCCCATATTGCTCAAATAAATCAGGATCTTTCCAACTTCATTTTGGAGGGAAACCGTGTTGGTTTGACTGCCACAGACAACATCTTCCCACAAATCATGCTTTTCGGAAAGATAAGATTAACTTTCGGAAAAACAAAACGGTTTCGGGCGAAAGAGATATTCCAGAGCCAACTGGAGAGGAAATATGGCAGGATATAAAAGATTTGCCCATTGTTTATGATGTTAAACCATGTGGTATTGAAAAATGTAGAAAACCGCCTGGTTTTGGGATTACACATAATTGGGTAAAGAGAAGCATCTTTTGGGAACTTCCATATTGGGGTAAGTTGCTGATTCGGCACAACCTTGACGTGATGCATATCGAGAAAAACGTATTTGAAAATTTGTTTAACACAATTATGGGCACCGGCTATACTAAAGACAATATGAAGGCAAGGCAAGACATGGAGCAGATTTGTCATCGACCTCTTTTAAACCCCAAATGTGATAAAAATGGGAATATGACTAAAGATAGGGGAGATTACACTCTGAAAAAAGATGACGTTAAAAAAGTATGTGTTTGGTTGAAAAAGCTTAAATTTCCAGACGGGTATGCATCAAACATAGGGAGTTGTGTGAACATGAAAGTCAACAGTTTTCATAGCTTTAAAAGTCATGACTGTCATGTGTTTATGCAGCGGTTGCTTCCACTTGCTATCAGAGGTTTTGTCTCAAAAGATACATACGAGGCTGTAACAGAGTTATGCATGTTCTTTCGTGTCTTATGCTCGAGAACGTTGCATGTAGATGATTTGGTTAACATGAAGCGTGACATCGTTCAAACGATATGCAAGTTGGAGAAAGTATTCCCTCCTGGTTTCTTTGATTCCATGGAGCACCTTGTCATACATCTAGCTAATGAAGCTCTTCTCGGTGGTCCAGTGCAATACAGATGGATGTATCAATACGAGAG AAAACTTGGCTATATGAAAAGAAGGATTAGAAACAAATCAAAGATCGAGGGTTCAATTGTGAGGGAACACCTAGTGAATGAACTTGCAACTTATTGTTCTCTATACTTTGACCCGTCGATTGAGACACGCCATAATCGAGAGCCGCGGAATTTCGCGCCACAACATCCTAGCTCTTTGATTGGAGGCTCACAACTGAGCGTGTTTGTCGTTCCATCAAGGCGATTATATCAAAAGGGGGGAAAGAGGAGACGCATGAGTAAAGAAGAACTAAAAAAGGCGCACACCTATGTTCTTTTAAATTGTGAAGAAGTTTACCCTTACATCgacaagtttgatgaagtggcGCCACAATTGTATCCAGATGAGCCAGTGTCCCTTCTCAGAGATCACCATTTTGCGGAATGGTTTGAAAACTAT ATAATGAATGGCTTAATTGATGGAAGCACTCGACATTTGGAAGTTTTAGCAAGAGAACCATCAATGTATGCTCAATCTCACAGTGGGTACTTTGTAAATGGTTATAAGTTCCACACACGGGAGCATAGTAAAGGACTTGTAACCTCAAACTTTGGTGTTTGCGTGAGAGGGGAAACATATAATGCCGAAGAGTCTGACTACTACGGCTTATTGGATGAGATATTAGAGCTCCAATATGATTGCAATGTGCCTCAAACTGTTGTATTGTTTAAATGCACATGGTTTGATAACAAACGCGGTGTAGTAGTTAACAAAAACAAGTTAGTTGATGTCAATCAAAAGTTCCAACTTCAAAGTGACGACCATTTTATCTTAGCATCACAGGCGGAACAAGTGTTTTACACACCATATCACGCCATCACACGTGATACAAAAGATCTATGGGCGGTTGTCAAGACAAAAGCACGGCACATTTATGAAGTTACCGATGTCACGAACGATAGAAACACGGAAGCACATGATTATCTTCAGACTGATGAACGGTATGAAGTACCGAATGATGAAAGTAATAGTGGAACCTTGGACCAAGATACATTTTATGATGATGACGACGATGACGATGATGAAATGGTTTATTCAGATCACTCTTCAGATGAAGATGAACATGATTGTTAG
- the LOC118483990 gene encoding uncharacterized protein LOC118483990 produces the protein MNGSKDNSAHGGGRGAGGGGRGTGSGGGRGLRGGKRKQVAAGKRIDGDIVIDLSLNRDAGNIANGKRRFEMLDPKNPNKKVVVDPNHVWSHGRYLMIRNPDGKSSAFERAGAAGSSSQVGEGDEITMIQNTGGKTIAYKRVGAGSSSHAGEGDERADVSGMADATMPHVSRDNIDDDVFGEDSGDGQESDHGDGGDNDGVGDEGVGDEGVGDEGVGDDGVGDDGVGDEREFIQCDKNGFTNNKVSRSVKDILEQCYDGDWVTFKKVPQSARMRMFDRFRTKYRWRARAEQAIYDTFIDVLKSRFRVIMRNLREKSKQKAKDARREVPVKGYDIATLLAFPPDGFPLEKWQRMCEHWNTEKWQKKSEAGRSNRKNDLCLHTGGSIRFDQHRVNMDKENGKSVGYLKVFLQTHATKECKKMLKDGEITEKDYDQLKFVTEHAKRSYVSSFLSFIYNYSDTFTS, from the exons ATGAATGGTAGTAAAGATAATTCTGCTCATGGTGGTGGTCGTGgtgctggtggtggtggtcgtggtACTGGTAGCGGTGGTGGTCGTGGTCTTCGTGGTGGAAAAAGAAAGCAAGTTGCAGCAGGGAAACGCATTGATGGTGACATTGTTATCGATCTCAGTCTTAATAGAGATGCTGGTAATATTGCTAATGGGAAACGAAGATTCGAAATGTTGGATCCAAAAAATCCCAATAAGAAGGTAGTTGTTGATCCAAATCATGTATGGAGCCATGGGCGTTATTTGATGATACGAAATCCAGATGGTAAATCAAGTGCATTTGAGAGGGCCGGAGCTGCTGGTAGCTCTAGCCAAGTGGGTGAGGGTGATGAGATCACTATGATACAAAATACAGGAGGTAAAACAATTGCATATAAGCGAGTCGGAGCTGGTAGTTCTAGCCATGCGGGTGAGGGTGATGAGAGGGCTGATGTAAGTGGGATGGCTGATGCCACTATGCCTCATGTGTCACGGGATAATATTGATGATGATGTTTTCGGTGAGGATTCCGGTGATGGTCAAGAGAGTGACCATGGTGACGGTGGCGATAATGATGGTGTTGGCGACGAGGGTGTTGGCGACGAGGGTGTTGGCGACGAGGGTGTTGGCGACGATGGTGTTGGCGACGATGGTGTTGGCGACGAGAGGGAATTCATACAATGTGACAAAAACgg TTTTACAAACAATAAGGTCAGCAGAAGTGTGAAGGATATTCTTGAACAGTGTTATGATGGAGATTGGGTCACATTTAAAAAGGTCCCACAAAGCGCCAGGATGCGAATGTTTGATCGCTTTCGG ACCAAGTATAGATGGCGTGCACGAGCTGAGCAAGCCATATATGATACATTTATCGACGTGCTCAAAAGTCGATTTAGAGTTATCATGAGAAATTTGAGAGAAAAATCTAAACAAAAAGCTAAGGATGCAAGGCGTGAAGTACCGGTTAAAGGATACGATATTGCTACCCTATTAGCATTTCCACCTGATGGCTTTCCCCTTGAAAAATGGCAAAGGATGTGTGAG CACTGGAACACGGAGAAATGGCAAAAAAAGTCGGAAGCCGGGAGATCAAACCGCAAAAATGACTTATGCCTTCATACAGGCGGGTCAATACGATTTGATCAACACCGTGTCAACATG GATAAAGAAAATGGTAAATCAGTTGGATATCTGAAAGTGTTCTTACAGACCCACGCCACTAAGGAATGCAAAAAGATGTTAAAAGATGGGGAGATAACTGAAAAAGATTATGATCAGTTAAAGTTTGTTACCGAGCATGCAAAACGTTCATATGTAAGCTCTTTTTTAtcatttatttataattattctGACACTTTTACGAGTTGA
- the LOC110889909 gene encoding G-type lectin S-receptor-like serine/threonine-protein kinase At4g27290 gives MEERRVPKTRLIFGFLGVLYASITSTHAAAHTISANQTLRYNETIVSPQETFELGFFSPPNSMNHYIGIWYKKISNRTVVWVANRDRPLTNTSGELTLTLQGVLVLRDATMGKVVWLSTNSSSKIVRNPIGQLLDTGNFIIHEEDEINQENPIWQSFDLMTDTLLPEMKVGWNLVTRTERHYTSWKSVEDPASGEFSYSIDIRGYPQLILRDGAKIRFRAGPWNGLRFSGAFNLKPNIIYNFTFVLNQREIYYQYNLINSSVYTRLVLKPNGRLERLLWVDSINDWNIILAPESDICDRYEVCGPFGSCNIDNTPVCECLKGFEPKSPDQWRVADWSQGCRRTIPLDCEPGEGFNKYSNLKLPDTRGSWYNQTMSLVECEKICKSNCSCTAYTNSNISGTGSGCLLWYGDLVDIRTVPQNGDTLYIRVPHSEIESTGNIKHSGVGRRRIQVIVPVAFLVLITLVSICLFYRFNKKKQQPGRPGNENNSENRSSDEDFELPLFGLSVILEATNNFSLNNKLGEGGFGPVYKGVLEDEKEIAVKRLAKTSTQGLHEFKNEVISISRLQHRNLVKLFGCCIEGTEKMLIYEYMPNKGLDSFLFDKTQSQLLDWPARYHIINGIARGLVYLHQDSRLRIIHRDLKVSNILLDKDMNPKISDFGMARTFAGNQIEANTNRVVGTYGYMAPEYAGDGIFSIKSDVYSFGVIMLEIVCGEKNRGFVHKEHCNNLIGYAWELHNEDKSLQLVAKCLGESINVSQVLRSIHIGLLCVQRHPEDRPTMTSVILMLGSEGPLPSPKEPGFYIGKTKHDTTQSSSSYGTSSNNELSISMLNGR, from the exons ATGGAGGAAAGAAGAGTGCCCAAGACCAGATTGATCTTTGGCTTCCTTGGTGTACTTTATGCATCAATAACATCTACCCATGCTGCTGCACACACAATATCTGCAAACCAAACCCTTAGATATAATGAAACCATCGTTTCGCCACAAGAAACCTTCGAACTTGGTTTCTTTAGCCCCCCTAACTCCATGAACCATTACATCGGAATTTGGTACAAGAAAATATCAAACAGAACTGTTGTATGGGTAGCCAACCGGGACAGACCGCTCACCAATACCTCCGGTGAGCTAACTCTCACCCTTCAGGGAGTTTTGGTTCTCCGGGATGCCACCATGGGCAAGGTGGTATGGTTGTCAACAAATTCATCATCCAAGATAGTGAGGAATCCGATTGGTCAGCTTCTAGATACAGGCAACTTTATAATCCACGAAGAAGATGAAATCAATCAAGAAAATCCCATATGGCAAAGTTTTGACTTAATGACAGACACTTTACTTCCCGAAATGAAGGTGGGCTGGAATTTGGTTACCCGAACTGAAAGACACTACACGTCATGGAAATCAGTCGAAGATCCTGCTTCTGGTGAGTTTTCTTATTCGATTGATATCAGAGGTTACCCTCAGCTGATCCTAAGGGATGGCGCGAAAATAAGGTTCCGGGCTGGGCCATGGAATGGACTCCGGTTTAGCGGGGCTTTTAATTTGAAACCAAACATAATTTACAACTTCACATTTGTTCTTAACCAGAGAGAAATATACTACCAATATAATCTTATAAATTCTTCCGTATATACAAGGCTTGTGTTAAAACCAAATGGTCGGTTAGAACGCTTGTTATGGGTTGATAGCATAAACGATTGGAACATTATATTGGCCCCTGAAAGTGATATATGTGATCGCTACGAGGTGTGTGGGCCATTCGGGAGCTGCAACATTGACAACACCCCGGTTTGTGAATGTTTGAAGGGGTTTGAACCCAAATCTCCTGATCAGTGGAGGGTTGCAGATTGGTCACAAGGTTGTCGACGTACAATTCCTTTGGATTGTGAACCTGGGGAAGGGTTCAACAAATATTCAAATTTGAAGTTACCAGACACTCGGGGTTCATGGTATAACCAGACGATGTCCCTTGTCGAATGTGAGAAGATTTGTAAGAGCAATTGTTCGTGTACCGcttatacaaattcaaatatctcAGGGACTGGGAGTGGTTGCTTGCTATGGTATGGTGACCTAGTTGATATCAGAACGGTTCCTCAAAATGGAGACACTCTTTATATACGAGTGCCGCATTCAGAGATAG AGTCGACAGGAAACATTAAACACTCAGGTGTAGGGAGAAGAAGAATACAAGTCATTGTCCCAGTAGCATTCCTAGTTTTGATCACACTTGTTTCAATATGCTTATTTTATCGTTTTAATAAGAAGAAACAGCAACCAG GGAGACCTGGAAACGAAAATAATTCTGAAAATCGAAGTAGTGATGAAGATTTCGAGCTACCACTATTTGGTTTGTCTGTAATACTTGAAGCTACAAACAACTTTTCATTGAACAACAAACTTGGAGAAGGTGGTTTTGGACCAGTTTACAAG GGTGTACTCGAAGATGAGAAGGAAATAGCAGTGAAGAGGCTAGCAAAAACATCCACTCAAGGACTTCATGAGTTCAAGAATGAAGTCATCTCAATATCTAGACTACAGCATCGCAATCTTGTCAAGCTATTTGGCTGTTGCATAGAGGGAACTGAAAAAATGTTGATTTACGAATACATGCCAAATAAAGGCCTTGATTCCTTCTTATTTG ATAAAACTCAAAGCCAACTCCTTGATTGGCCAGCACGTTACCACATTATCAATGGAATTGCTCGTGGACTTGTTTATCTTCACCAGGATTCTCGGCTCAGAATCATACACAGAGATCTCAAAGTCAGTAATATTTTACTAGACAAGGATATGAACCCGAAGATATCAGATTTTGGCATGGCTAGAACTTTTGCAGGAAATCAGATAGAGGCAAATACAAACAGAGTAGTTGGAACATA TGGCTACATGGCACCAGAGTATGCAGGAGATGGTATCTTTTCGATAAAATCAGACGTATATAGCTTCGGCGTAATAATGCTGGAAATTGTGTGTGGGGAAAAGAATCGTGGGTTTGTCCACAAAGAACATTGCAACAACCTTATTGGATAT GCATGGGAACTCCATAATGAAGATAAATCCTTGCAATTAGTTGCCAAGTGCCTAGGTGAATCAATCAACGTGTCTCAGGTTCTACGATCAATCCACATTGGTTTGCTGTGTGTTCAACGTCACCCTGAAGATAGGCCGACTATGACTTCTGTAATCCTGATGTTAGGGAGTGAGGGTCCGTTGCCTTCACCCAAAGAACCAGGTTTTTACATTGGAAAAACAAAGCATGATACTACTCAATCATCAAGTTCATATGGAACAAGTTCTAACAATGAACTAAGCATTTCAATGTTGAATGGTAGATAA